A section of the Drosophila subobscura isolate 14011-0131.10 chromosome A, UCBerk_Dsub_1.0, whole genome shotgun sequence genome encodes:
- the LOC117902968 gene encoding uncharacterized protein LOC117902968 has protein sequence MHAFVLGFLLMLLAGEATSSASASVHCRCLAVVNVDKCYIEELFICHTNHAANPKDEEYGLTDSNDMWTLTWRRRRHLLHRANMLRDLKWGIHLSNMDIMYEEQLIEKLLELACVLHYKNRPVKYLMVAVAEQLIASLHPSDAIRFVGYISSDIREQGPPSSIQWHCPYLTYIEQEFLNMPQLPQEELPESKIRILIY, from the exons ATG CACGCTTTCGTCCTTGGATTTCTTTTGATGCTACTCGCTGGTGAAGCAACATCGTCCGCCTCTGCATCTGTCCACTGCCGGTGCTTGGCTGTCGTGAATGTGGACAAGTGCTATATCGAGgaattgtttatttgccaCACAAATCACGCTGCAAATCCGAAAGACGAAGAGTATGGACTGACAGACTCCAACGATATGTGGACCCTCACATGGCGCAGGCGCCGCCATCTGCTGCATCGTGCCAATATGTTAAGGGACCTGAAATGGGGAATCCATCTCAGCAACATGGATATCATGTATGAAGAGCAGTTGATCGAGAAATTACTCGAATTGGCTTGCGTTCTGCACTACAAAAATCGGCCCGTTAAGTATCTGATGGTGGCAGTGGCTGAACAACTTATTGCATCGTTGCACCCGTCAGACGCCATACGATTTGTCGGCTATATATCCTCAGATATCCGCGAGCAGGGGCCTCCCTCCTCCATCCAATGGCACTGCCCGTACCTGACCTATATAGAGCAAGAATTTCTCAACATGCCCCAATTGCCACAGGAGGAACTGCCTGAAAGCAAAATACGGATTCttatatattaa
- the LOC117891251 gene encoding integumentary mucin C.1, which yields MQQHQKRKAIYRIVALGILLLALNLKAVAASRPFSLGNWRFNDLHYSSAQYAKILADSGIGHDQDPTEKGARAGEGGGRSLQIQYVDYQPQCASGGVPVCATNGTDHFYFENDCRLEAHNMKMLFQYGTELEPTELERCQPTCRSMKCTKVQRPVCAVAEMGAEGSGAQTPTTFPNECEVRQHECQSRQAMRILHAGPCPAPTTKGRRKKKSRRNKGKRPATATATGSTGRPKVYVMLAEPSSKTSTTTTTTTTETPQMMPIASSTVSPLRFRQMMNSGNPMVSVSRAMDAYSVYNIDDVGHDYGEITDSTLSMFVPGVGRVTDAYPTTTTTTTTPKTGILKPMPMAVISTTTAAPMVWTSSTSSTTSTSTEMPWMSTETSSSAATTETADSQGEDSTTAISAADKTEPL from the exons ATGCAGCAACATCAGAAGCGTAAAGCCATTTATCGAATTGTGGCCTTGGGCATCCTGTTGCTGGCCCTAAACCTCAAGGCTGTGGCGGCGAGCAGGCCTTTTTCACTTGGCAATTGGCGCTTTAATGATCTCCACTACTCCAGTGCCCAGTATGCGAAGATATTGGCGGATTCCGGCATTGGCCACGACCAGGATCCCACAGAGAAGGGTGCGAGAGCGGGTGAGGGTGGTGGGCGTTCCCTGCAGATCCAGTATGTCGACTACCAGCCGCAGTGCGCTTCGGGTGGTGTTCCCGTCTGCGCCACGAATGGCACGGATCACTTCTATTTCGAGAACGATTGCCGCTTGGAGGCGCACAACATGAAGATGCTGTTCCAGTACGGCACTGAGCTGGAGCCCACGGAGCTGGAGCGATGCCAGCCCACATGCAGGAGCATGAAGTGCACGAAGGTCCAGCGGCCAGTCTGTGCCGTGGCCGAGATGGGAGCAGAGGGCAGCGGCGCTCAGACACCCACAACTTTTCCCAACGAGTGCGAGGTGCGACAGCACGAGTGCCAGAGCAGACAAG CAATGCGTATCCTGCACGCCGGACCCTGCCCTGCACCCACAACCAAGGGCAGGCGCAAGAAGAAGTCGCGCCGCAACAAGGGCAAGCGGCCAGCTACCGCAACCGCAACAGGCAGCACAGGTCGTCCCAAAGTGTATGTGATGCTGGCCGAGCCATCGTCAAAGACAAGCACCACGActaccacgacgacgacggagaCGCCACAGATGATGCCGATCGCCAGCAGCACGGTTTCTCCACTTCGATTCCGTCAGATGATGAACTCTGGAAATCCGATGGTGTCCGTATCGCGAGCCATGGATGCCTACAGTGTCTACAACATAGACGATGTGGGCCACGACTATGGCGAGATCACCGACTCGACGCTCTCAATGTTTGTGCCCGGTGTGGGCCGGGTTACCGATGCTTATCCCACTACCACAACGACGACCACAACACCAAAGACTGGAATTCTAAAGCCCATGCCAATGGCAGTCATCAGCACCACGACAGCTGCCCCAATGGTCTGGacgagcagcaccagcagcaccacctccacatccacagagATGCCATGGATGAGTACCGAAACTAGCAGctcagcagcaaccacagagACTGCCGATAGCCAGGGTGAAGACTCAACCACCGCTATATCTGCAGCGGATAAAACTGAGCCACTTTGA